GCAACCGCGAACTCTTCCGCCTGGGCGTGCTGGCCTGCGCGCTGGGCATCGCGTACGGGGCGACCGCGCTGTTCGACGTGTCCTTCGCGCTCGGAGCCTTCTTCGCCGGCATGGTGATGGCCGAGTCCGAGTTCAGCCAGCGCGCGGCGGACGAATCGCTGCCCTTGCGCGATGCGTTCTCCGTCCTGTTCTTCGTATCGGTCGGCATGCTGTTCGACCCGATGGTGCTGATACGCGACCCCTGGGGCGTGCTGGGCACCTTCCTGATCATCGTGGTCGGCAAGTCGATCGCGTCCTACGTGATCGTGCGGGCATTCCGCCATCCCAAGCTCACGGCCCTGACCATTTCCGCCAGCCTGGCGCAGATCGGCGAGTTCTCCTTCATCCTGGCGGGCCTGGGCGTCAGCCAGGAAATCCTGCCCAAGGCAGGGCAGGACCTGGTGCTGGCCGGCGCCATCCTGTCCATCCTGGCCAATCCGCTGCTCTTCAACGCGCTGGACCGTTATCGGGCCAGGCTGGAAGGCACCCGCGCGCGGCCGGAAGAGCCGGACCCCGGCGTCTAGGCCAGCGAGCCGCCGCCCCAGCTCGGGCCCAGGCTGATCCCGTCGCCCGCGCCGGTGGGCGGCGGCACCGTTTCCGCGCCGTCATGGCCATGGCGCGCGTTCCCCCCGGGATTGCAGGATGCGTGCACCAGCACCTTGGTCGCCGCGACGGCGTCCGGCGCGGTCAGCATGAAGGTATCGACCAGGGCCGCGATCCGCATGTCCAGCGAATCCGGCTCGGACAGGCCATGCACGAAGCCGATGCGCCAGGCCTCGCCGGCGCTGAAGGTTTCCCCGGTCAGGAACCAGCGCGTGGCGTCGCGCGGGCTCATGGTCCGCAGCACGTAGGGCGCGATGATGGACGGGATCAGTCCCAGCCGGGTTTCCGGCAGGGCGAAACTCGCCTGTGACGACGCGATGGCGATATCGCAGGCGGCGGCCAATCCCATGCCCATCCCCATGCAGGCGCCATGCAGGCGCACGATGGTCGGCTTGGGACAGCGGTATATCGTCTCGAGCATGGCCGCGCAGGCCCGGGCATCGGCATGGATGGCGGATTCGCCGGCGCGCGCGATTTCGCGCTGCCAGGACTCGTCGGCCCCGCAGCAGAACGCGATGCCCCGGGCGGCCAGGACGATGGCGCGCACTTGGCTGTCGTCGGCCAGGCCGGCGTAGGTGGTCCTGAGTTCCTCGACCATCTGCCCATCCATGGCGTTGCGAACGTCCGGACGCGACAGCCATACCACCGCGGCCTGGGGCTTGTGCTCGATTTCCAGCGTCTGCAGCATGATGTGG
This genomic interval from Bordetella genomosp. 9 contains the following:
- a CDS encoding enoyl-CoA hydratase-related protein, translating into MLQTLEIEHKPQAAVVWLSRPDVRNAMDGQMVEELRTTYAGLADDSQVRAIVLAARGIAFCCGADESWQREIARAGESAIHADARACAAMLETIYRCPKPTIVRLHGACMGMGMGLAAACDIAIASSQASFALPETRLGLIPSIIAPYVLRTMSPRDATRWFLTGETFSAGEAWRIGFVHGLSEPDSLDMRIAALVDTFMLTAPDAVAATKVLVHASCNPGGNARHGHDGAETVPPPTGAGDGISLGPSWGGGSLA